The Candidatus Leptovillus gracilis genome segment TAAAGCGACGGTGGGCACACGCTATGTCTCGCCGACGGGGACCAACCTCAACAACAACTGCACCCAGCCTGTCGCCAACTTTGCTCAGGACAATCCTGGTCCCTGCCAGACCATTAGCTGGGCGGTGGGTCAGGCCTCCTTCAACGACGAAATCCACGTCGCCCCAGGCGCGTACAACGAAGCAGAGATTTTTATCAACGATACCATTCGCCTCAGCGGCGGCTGGACGGCGTTTAACGCCAATGGGCAGGGCGAGGAGCCGGATCCAACCTTGACGGTAATCAGTGCCAGCGGAACGCGCCTGCTGAATATCGCCGCCGGGTCCAACATTCGGCCAACCATAGACACCCTGACGCTGCAAAATGGGGTCAGCGGTGGCTCCGGCGGCGCGGTGTTGGTGGGCAGCCTGGCGCAGCCGACGTTTAACAATGTCATTTTTAATAACAACCAGGCGGCGGCGCAAGGTGGCGCGCTGTACGTTAACAACAATGCGGCCGTCACTGTTCGCCAGAGCGCCTTCACCAACAACACCGCCCAGGCGGATGGCGGTGCGGTGTATGTGGCCGGGGGCACGTTCTCGCTGCTGGAAACCCGGTTTTTCACCAACACGGCCAGCGGCGCGGCCGTCGGCCGCGGCGGTGGCGCGGTGTACGTGAACAGCGGCGTGGCCGCGGTGCAGAACAACCTGTTTGTCAACAACACGGCCGTGCGCGATGGCGGCGCGGTTCGTTTCCAGGGCGGCCAGGTATTTTTTGTCAACAACACCCTGGCGGAAAACAGCGCCGGGAGCAACGGCGGCGGCCTGTACAACAATGGCGCCAGCCTGTCCATCACCAACACCATCCTGGTTAGCAATACGGCGCAAGCTGATGGCGGCGCGCTCTTTGTTAACGCCGGGCAAACCAGCATGGATTACAGCAACGTCTGGCAAAACGGCGGCGCTTCGCAGAGCAATATCCCCATTGGCGTCCACAGCATCGCCGCCAACCCGCTTTTTGCCGATGACGAGTATCGTCTGGCTCTGGGGTCGCCATCCATTGACGTGGGCGACCCGGCCACTGTGTTGTCCATAGACTTTGAAGGCGATTTCCGGCCGTCTGACCAGGGCTACGACCAGGGGTGGGACGAATTGGCCGGCTGCCGCGCCAAACGCGGCAGCGTGATTTATGGCAGCATTCAGGACGCCGTGGACGCCAACAGCCCCAGCACGCTGATTCAGGTTGCGGGCGTGTGCCGCGGCGTCCACACCCTCGAGGTAGACGGGCAGGTGATCAGCCAGACCGTCCACCTGACCCAGACGGTGCGGATTGAGGGTGGCTGGAATGGCGATTTCAGCCAGCGGAATTATGAAGAGCCGACGATTGTGGACCCGGAAGGGCGCGGACGCGGCTTCTATTTCAGCGGCAGCGCCGCGCCGGTGATTGAGGCGTTGACCATTGTGAACGGCAATGCCGCCGGCCTGGGCGGCGGCCCGGCCGCCGCCGACGCCGGTGGCGGCCTGTACAACCTGGACAGCAGCCCCGTCCTCAGCGGCGTGGTGGTTATGAGCGGCACGGCCGAATTGGGCGGCGGCTTTTACAACCACCTGGGCGCGCCGGTCATTCAGTCGCGGGTGCTCACCGGCACGCAGGCCACCAGCGCCAAAGTCGCCCTGAGCGAGATTATGAGCAGCACGGCCGTTGCCGGCGGTGGCCTCTTCAATTTCGGCGGCAGTCTGGTGGTGGATGGCGCGCGCATTCACCACAATGCGGCGCAAGATGGCGGCGGCATCTTCAACGTCACCGGCACGATGACGGTGGCGAATACCATCGTAGACCAAAACGCGGCCTCGATTTGGGGCGGCGGTTTGCACGATGAAGGCAGCGCGACGGCCTATTTGCACCTGACGGTGATCAGCAATACGGCCGTGACCGCCGGTGGTGGTTTCTACAGCTTTCTTGGCGCGCCGGTCATCCGCAGCAGCATTTTCCAGGGCAACCAGGCGCCGGCCGGCGCGGCTATTTTCGCCGATGGCGGTGCGCCCGACGTAGATTACAACTATTACTTCGGGCAAATCGGCCCCAATGTCACCGGGGCGGTCACCGGGACTCATTCCATCGTTTCCACCACGCCGCCGGGGTTGTTAGACCCGGCAAGTGGCAATTTCCACCTGAGCGACGAGGCGACGGCCGTAGACAAAGGCGACCCCGCTTCGCCCATTACCCGTGACTTTGAAGGCGAGATTCGTCCCTCCAACCAGGGGCCGGACATGGGCGCGGATGAGTTGGCCGGATGTTCGGTCAGCGTCAACGGCGTCATTTATGGCAGCATTCAAACGGCCATAGACAATGCCCAAGCGGGCGACACAATTAAAGTGACCGGCATTTGTCGCGGCGTGCAGACCGGCGGCGGTACTGGCAGCAGCGTTTGCGGCAGCGCGCCGGGCACGTTGTTGGTCATCACCAAGACCGTCAATCTGTTGGGCGGCTGGGATGAGGCGTTTAATGCCCAGGTGGGTTACACGGTGTTGGACGCGCAAAACGCCGGCCGGGTGATCTACGTGGGACAGGGTGTGACGCCGACTATCAATGGCTTCGACATCATTCGTGGCAGCGTGAGCGGGGCCAATGGCAACGGCGCCGGCATTTGCGTGGACAGCGCCGCGCCGACCATCAGCCACAACCGCTTTTACAGCAATACGGCGACCAACGGTGGGGCGATCTATGCTTTCGACAGCGGGGCGCTGATTGAGGCGGGCAACCGGCTGTACCACAACACGGCGGCAACCGGCGCGGCCATTTACCTGAGCAGCCCAGATGGAATTACGGCGACGGTGCAGAATAATTTTGTGTATCGCAACACGGCCGTTAACGGTGGCGGGCTTTACAACAACAGCGCCGACAACATCTTGCGCCACAACACCATCATCAGCAATACCGCTTCGGCGACGGGCGCGGCCGTGTATGTGGCCGCCGGCGCGCCGGAGATACGCGGCAACATCATCATGAGCCATACAACGGGCACGGTGGGCGGCGTGTTTGGCGCGCCCGGCGCTGCGCCGGTAATGGGCAACAACAACTTCTTCCAAAACAACGCCGACGTGGGCGGCTCGATTCTGACGCCGGGGCCGGGCACGCTGAACGTCAACCCCGGCTTCAACCTGCTGGTGACCGATTCCTTCACCCTGACCATCCAATCGCCGGTGGCCGACGTGTATCTGCCGGATACGCCGCTGGCGACGGATTACGAGGGAGATATACGGCCGTCGCATCAATTATATGACTTGGGCGCAGACGAGGTGGGTGGCTGTTACGCGGCTATCGCTGGCGCGGAAAGCACGGTATATGGCAGTGTGCAAACGGCCGTAGACGCCGCCGAAGCCGGTGACACCATCCTGATCAATGGCCTGTGCCAGAACGTCCAGGGGCGCGTCATAGATGGCGCGCTGGTGACGCAGACGGTCGCCATTACCAAAGCGCTGACGCTGGACGGCAGTTGGGTTTACAAAGAGCCGATTTCGGCGACGCTGGACGCTTTGAACCGGGGGCGGGTGGTATATGTCGGGCAGACGGCCGTTGTCACCCTTACCAATATCACGCTCATCAACGGCGACAGCACGGCCGCCGGTGATGGCGACCGCGGTGGGGCGCTGTTCAACGCCGGGAATACCATCCTGGTGAACACGCTCATCACCAACAGCATTGGCGCGCTGGGCGGCGGCATCTTCAACGGAGCCAACCTGACCCTGCGCCAATCGCGGGTGCTGACCAACACGGCCGCTTCCGGTGGTGGTTTGTACAATGATGCCGCCGGTGGGCTGGCCCTGGTCCAGAAGAGTCAATTTTTGGGCAACCTGGCGTTTGATGGCGGCGCGGTGTACCAGCAAGATGGCGATCTGTTCTTGGATGGCAATAAGCTGCACAACAACGTGGTCAACGACAACGGCGGCGCTGTCTTCGTCACCGGCGGGACGGGCAACAATGTAGATGTACGCAACAACTTCATTTACTTCAACCTGTCTGGTCGTGGCGGTGGGTTGTATAACGCGGGGACAAACGGCCGTTTCTGGCACAATACCTTCGTCCAGAACGAGGCCACCACGTTGGAAGGCGGCGGTATCTACAACGCTGCCGGCGACGGCGACATCCGCAGCAACATCCTGGACCGCAACCTGGGGACCGGTGTTTCTGTGGCTGCTGGCAGCCCGCGGGTAGAGTATAACAACGCCTACAACAACTTCCCGGACAATTACGCCAATGTTACGCCCGGCGTAGGCAGCATCTCCCAAATCCCCACCTACAAAGATTTCCTCCTGGCTGATTTCCACCTGGACGATGGCTCGGCGGGTGAAGACCAGGGTGATTCGCGCCTGTCTGACCCAGCGCTAAACCCGCTGCACCTGATAGACAGCGACTACGACGGCGACATGCGGCCGACGAACGGCGCGCCAGACATTGGTGCGGACGAAATCAACGCCTGCCTCATCAAGGTGGGCGAGCAATTCTTTAGCGTCTTGCAGGACGCCATTGATTACGCCGAAGCCACCGACCAGTACCAGGTGTTGATTGGGCGCGGCGAATGTCGTGGCGTGCAGACGAAAAATGGTACAGAGCAGGTCGGCTATGTCAGAGAAGATTTGCACTTCATCGGCTCGCTGCCGCGCGAGACGTTTAACCCAGCGTCCGGCGACCGTAAGAATCCCAATATCCTGGTGGTGACCACCATCATCAATGCCATAGACGAAGGCCGGGTGATTTACGTCGCCAACAATGCCTCGCCTATCTTTGAGCAGTTGGCCTTTGTGCGCGGCAATGCCTTCAACACCGACCCGGCCAGCAACAACGGCGGCGGCATTTACAATGCCGGAGCGGGCACGGTGTCTTTTGAAGTGAGCGACATCTCGCAGAATACGGCCGTAAATGGTGGCGGCTATTACGGCGGGGCAGATGGCAAAGCCGATTTCACCGGTATGTCCATTGGCCTGGCTTTCCCATCGCGGGGCGTGCGCATTGAAGATGGCGAACTGTATCTCAACTATGTGCTTTATACTGGCAATGTCGCCACCAGCCAGGGCGCAGGTTTGTACAGCAGCGGCACGTTTGACGTGCGCAACGCCAACTTCCGCAATAACAGCGCCGGGGAGAGCGGCGGTGGGGTGTACAACACGGCCACTGAGTCGCGGCTGGTGAATGCGACGTTTTATCAGAATACGGCCGTCAACAACGGCGGCGGCATCTTCAACAGCGGCGCTTTCTTCCGGCTCTACCACAATACCATCCGCAACAACAACGCGGCCGGTGGTTCTGGCGGTGGCGTCTACAACAGCGGCAGCGGCTTCCTGCTGAGCAACAGCATCGTTTACAGCAACACGGCGGCCAGCAGCCCGGCCGGGGTCCGCTCGTCATCTGGCTCACTGAGCTACAACAACTTCCACGAAAACCAGCCCGGCGATTTTTCGGCCGGGCTGACCAACGAAAACGCGATCATCGGCGACCCCGGCTTGGTGGGCATCCGCAACCTCAGCGTGCATTCGCGCAACATAGACGCCGCCGATCCCGCCTTCCCCACACCGGTGCCGCCCGATGACCTGATCATCAATTATGATTACGCCGTTTTCTTCCGGCCGGATGGTTTTGAGGCAAATATCGCCAACTTGCAGCCGCCGCACGGCCTGCGCAGCGATGTGGGCGTGGACGAATACCTGAAAGATTTCGGCTGCCAGATTGAACCACCTAACGACTCGGCGTCTGTTGCTCCTGGCGGCGTGGTCACTTATACGCTGGAAGTGATTAACGTTGGCAATGAGTCTTACATTGACTTGCTGAACAGCGGCCGCAGCCCGTATCTGTCTAATGGTTACACCGACACCATCACCATCACCCTGAACAGCTCGACGCAGGGCTGGTCGGAGTTGGAAGGTGGCAGTGTGCAAACCGTTGTCCTGGGCTGGGACGATTATGCTCTGGGCGCGGCCACCAGCCGCATTCTGACGGTGACTGTGCCAGCGTCGGCGACGGTGGGGCTGATTGAAGAGAGTGTCATTCGTTGTGAATCTGGCTCTTTGCCGATTGATCGGGCGTCGGACACGACCATCTTGCGCACCAGCACCGGCCCCACCAGCGGCGTGGAAGTATACCCGCCGCCGGACGGCACGGCCGTGCCAGGGCAGGTCCTCACCTTTACGCAGAACGTGCGCAACATCGGCAACGAGACACTCTCTTTTTCCGTAACGCCCAACTCTGGGCCACGCTACGCCAATGCCGCGTTGTTAGACATCAATACCCAGGAAGTTGTCACCAACGTGGTGGTCACATTAGCGCCCACCGAAGTCTTCACGACGCTGCTGCGGGTAACAATCCTGGACACGGCAATGGCCGGCGATACCGCCAGACCTGGCGTGGTCGCCCGCTCAACCGTAGACCCGCTGAACTTTGGCGCATCATCGGGCACGATTCTCATCCTGCCCGGTCCGGGAACCCGCTACGTTGCCGCCGACGGCGCGGCCAACAATACCAACTGCACCGACCCGCTCAGTCCCTGCGCCACCATTCAACACGCCATCGGCCAGGCGGTGGCTGGCGACAGCGTATTGGTGTCTGTGGGTACGTATACCGACCACACCACCCGCACCATTGGTCTGGAACCGCTGGTACAAAACGTCTTCATAGACAAATCCATCGCCATCGTTGGCGGCTTTAACGTAGCCGACCAGTACAGCATGACAACCCAGTTCCCTATCACCAATGCGGTTATTCTGAATGGCCAAAACGCCCGGCGGGTGATCTATGTGACCGAAGGCGTGACGGCGACGATCTCTAACCTGTTCATCCAAAACGGCCAGGCGGCTCCTGGCAGCGGCGTCAACGGCGATACCCGCGACTTTGGCGGCGGTGTCTACAACGCCGGAGCCAATCTGACCATCACCGGGACCTGGGTGTTGACCAACGGGGCGCGTTTTGGCGGCGGTTTGTACCACGCCGATGGCGACCTGACGGTGAACAATTCGGTCTTTGCCGCCAATACTAACTCCAATCCATCGGATGCTGGCGGCGAGGGTGGTGGGATGTATGTGGTGACGGGCACGGCCGTGCTGGAAAACAACACTTTCGTCAACAACCGGGCCAATCCTGGCGACAGCGGTTTCTTTGTCGGTGGTGGGGCCATCTATCTGGACGGTGGTCAGGCGACGGTGGTCAACCACATCTTCCAGGGCAACGCGGCCTCCGTTGGCGATGCCATCTACATCTCCAATACGGCGTCACTGGCGAATGATTACAATCTTTTCTTCGACCAGACAACCGAACCAATTGGCGGTAATGGGGCGTTGGGCGCGCATGACCGCACCGGCGACCCGGTGTTTGTGGATGGCTATTACCATATCGGCTTCGCCTCCGCCGCCAAAGACCAGGGCACATCTGATCCGGCGTTGGTTTCAACGGCCGTTCTCGATGGCCTGGACTTCGACCTGGAAGATCGCATCCAGGGGGCGCAAATAGACATCGGCGCCGACGAACGCACGCAGAAACCGGGCTTTGTCTTCCTGCCCACGCCGCTAGCGGCGACGATTGACGCTGGGGAAGTTTTCACTTATTTCCACACCATCACCAACACCGGCGACTTCACCGACACGTATACCCTGGCGCTGACCAATACCCTCATTCCGCCGACCGCGCTGGGTTGGTCGGCCAGCTTCTCACCGGCGACCATCACCGACCTGCCGGTTGGCGCGTCGGTTGGCGTCAGCCTGGTGATTACCGGCGGTGAGCCGGGGTCTACGGCAGTCAGCACCCTCACGGCCGTCTCTGATTCTGGCCTGGTGCGCAGCGTGCAAGACACCACCACCGTCAGCCAGACGGCCGGGGTAGACATCGAAGCGTCGCTGACCGGCAGCGGCTTGCCCGGCGAGACGGTGATCTACACCCACACCCTGCAAAACACCGGCAACGGCCTGGATGAGTTTGCACTGACGTATACGGCCGTGCCTACCAACTGGCTCGTCAGCCTGACACCAGACCAGACCGGCTTCCTGACCCCCGGCGGCATCATGACCTTCTCCGTCAGCGTGCAAATCCCGGCCGGAACCATCAGCGGTACGCAGCATCAGGTGGTGGTAACAGCGGCGGCGACCAATCCAGACGCCAGCGACACCTTAACCAATACCACCACCGTCGGCCTGCAAGCTAACGCCCTGACACTGACGCCGGACAATGAACGCACGGTGTTAGATGGCGTGACTGTGCCCTACACCCATACGCTGGTCAACGACAGCAATACCACCGAAATTGTGGACCTGAGCGTCGGCAGTTCGCGGCCCGATTGGTCGGTCAGCGTCTTGCCCGGTTCGGTGACGCTGGCCCCATATGGGCAAACGATGGTGGACGTTCTGGTTACTGTGCCGGTGGGCGCGGGCGGTCTGGTGCAAACGGCCGTTGTCACCGCCACCGGTCGCGCCACCGGGCTGCAAGACACGGCCGTCAATACCACCACCGTCACCGCCAATACCGGCATCTCGCTGGAGCCAGACCTGGCGCAAACGGCGGATCGCGGCGCGTTGGTGACCTATGAACACCGCTTGACCAACCTGGGCAACCTGACAGACACCATCAGCCTGACGGCCGTCAGCCAGCAGGGTTGGCTAAACAGCCTGACGGCGGGTCCGTTTACGCTGGGCGCAGGCGAAGGGGTGACGGTGACGGCCGTTATCAGCATCCCCACCGACGCCCTGCCGGGCACGATGGACACGTTGGTCATCACGGCCACTTCCGGCATTGACGCCAATGTGTTTGACACGGCCGTAGACACCACTCGCGTGGCGCAAAACCACAGCCTGGCCTTCTTCCCCGACCGCAGCAGCACGGTGGATCCAGGCACGACGGCCGTTTACACCCACACCCTGCACAACACCGGCGATGGCGTAGATACCTTCATCCTCTTGCCACAAAGCAGCCAGCCGTGGGCGCTAGACATCACGCCGTTCACAGTGACGCTGGCGGCCGATGAACAAACGACGGTAGCCGTGACCCTGACCGTGCCGGTCGGGGCTTCTGGCCTGAGCAATGTCACCATCATCACGGCCTCGTCTACCATCAGCAATGTGCATCAGGCGGCCGTGACTGAGACCACCAACGTCAACGGCGCTGTCATTGAGCTGGGCGTAGACATCGAGCCAGACCGGCAGGGCATGGGTGTTCCCGGCGAGACGGTGCAGTACCAACACACCGTCACCAATACTGGGACCGGTCCAGACGATTATTCGCTAACGGTGACGTCCAGCGAAAATTGGGTGGTCAGCGTGACGCCGAACCAACTGCGGCTGGGCGCCGGCGAAAGCGCCCCGGTGATGGTCTCTGTGACCATCTCCACCACCGCCGCTGGTGGCGCGGTGGACACGACCCAGGTCTACGTCACCTCGGACACCGATCCGACGGTGTTTGACGTGGTGACCAACACCACGCGCACGCCGCAAACCCACAGCTTTACCTTTGTACCAGACCGCACGTCTACGGTGGACGCGGGGGCGACGGCCGTCTACACCCACACGCTGACGAACAATGGCGATGGTGGGGAGCAGTTCGCCATCACCTGGAGCAGCAGCCAACCGGGTTGGCCGCTGACGGTTGCGCCGTCGGCCGTGTTCCTGGTTCCCGGCGCGCAGCGGACGGTGACGATGACTCTGCTCGTGCCGCCCGGCGCGTCTGGCCTGGTGGACGTGACCACCATCACGGCCACGTCTACCATCAGCCCGGCCTTCACGGCGGCGGTGGTGAACACGACAACTGTCACGGGCGAACAGGCCAACCTGGGTGTGACTATCGAAGCCGACAGCGCCGCCACGGGCGCGCCGGGGGCGACGGTGCAGTACATCCACACGGTGACCAATATCGGCGAGGTGGCCGATAGTTATGCGTTAACGGCCGTTTCTGCCAGTGGGTGGACGGCCGTCGCCAACCCG includes the following:
- a CDS encoding right-handed parallel beta-helix repeat-containing protein, translating into MTRSNYVQSRESAADFVQPKPRHTAKRLGYLGLVPLAALFVLTALLWFLGGGPSLAMAAPAAATYYAWPSGTNANACSSADPCSLTRAIELAIDGDEIRVASGSYSSAPGIPVMLVTESITITGGYLYNSGTGTWSSTPDPLNTTILDGGGNGRVVDISANINPIIENFHIQNGQAVNGAGIYIADGAGRAIIRHNFIHNNTASGGLGGGGIYDGGAATIAYNEIYDNQANPSGAGIYIHNNGAAITSTIRFNDIYNNTAASVNPAYGGGIFLFGNAKAEMVANNIYQNMADIGGGMAAFGAARFTMHSNMIYDNTAVGQGSGTAIGGAIYSLGNGTIWNNTIVGNTANDNGAGLFLELSSVAEIHNTIVAFNNGSNNDGVHNAAPAATTGSYNNIFDDATNVVFTNNVGGHPSFVNLGAFNLHLSGSSPLLNVGSPATPAWVNVDIDGQARPNPNHGAPPRHEVGADEYYPDFRQVSLNPPSTVEFVDRGTTAVYTHTVRNDGTLADTYDFTCSNDLWSVVCPGSVGLAPGQAASVATSVVIPADALAYAVGLTQITATSQISTAVFDRATVQSTVRPLPGLLFTPVFSRTELPGTTITLTHILTNTGDATDSFAVSIVDDPFGWAELIPQDPLTVTLGAGARQPVRVRITIPPYAQAGIVNLIAVEAHSTFDPAISATLVNTITAKATVGTRYVSPTGTNLNNNCTQPVANFAQDNPGPCQTISWAVGQASFNDEIHVAPGAYNEAEIFINDTIRLSGGWTAFNANGQGEEPDPTLTVISASGTRLLNIAAGSNIRPTIDTLTLQNGVSGGSGGAVLVGSLAQPTFNNVIFNNNQAAAQGGALYVNNNAAVTVRQSAFTNNTAQADGGAVYVAGGTFSLLETRFFTNTASGAAVGRGGGAVYVNSGVAAVQNNLFVNNTAVRDGGAVRFQGGQVFFVNNTLAENSAGSNGGGLYNNGASLSITNTILVSNTAQADGGALFVNAGQTSMDYSNVWQNGGASQSNIPIGVHSIAANPLFADDEYRLALGSPSIDVGDPATVLSIDFEGDFRPSDQGYDQGWDELAGCRAKRGSVIYGSIQDAVDANSPSTLIQVAGVCRGVHTLEVDGQVISQTVHLTQTVRIEGGWNGDFSQRNYEEPTIVDPEGRGRGFYFSGSAAPVIEALTIVNGNAAGLGGGPAAADAGGGLYNLDSSPVLSGVVVMSGTAELGGGFYNHLGAPVIQSRVLTGTQATSAKVALSEIMSSTAVAGGGLFNFGGSLVVDGARIHHNAAQDGGGIFNVTGTMTVANTIVDQNAASIWGGGLHDEGSATAYLHLTVISNTAVTAGGGFYSFLGAPVIRSSIFQGNQAPAGAAIFADGGAPDVDYNYYFGQIGPNVTGAVTGTHSIVSTTPPGLLDPASGNFHLSDEATAVDKGDPASPITRDFEGEIRPSNQGPDMGADELAGCSVSVNGVIYGSIQTAIDNAQAGDTIKVTGICRGVQTGGGTGSSVCGSAPGTLLVITKTVNLLGGWDEAFNAQVGYTVLDAQNAGRVIYVGQGVTPTINGFDIIRGSVSGANGNGAGICVDSAAPTISHNRFYSNTATNGGAIYAFDSGALIEAGNRLYHNTAATGAAIYLSSPDGITATVQNNFVYRNTAVNGGGLYNNSADNILRHNTIISNTASATGAAVYVAAGAPEIRGNIIMSHTTGTVGGVFGAPGAAPVMGNNNFFQNNADVGGSILTPGPGTLNVNPGFNLLVTDSFTLTIQSPVADVYLPDTPLATDYEGDIRPSHQLYDLGADEVGGCYAAIAGAESTVYGSVQTAVDAAEAGDTILINGLCQNVQGRVIDGALVTQTVAITKALTLDGSWVYKEPISATLDALNRGRVVYVGQTAVVTLTNITLINGDSTAAGDGDRGGALFNAGNTILVNTLITNSIGALGGGIFNGANLTLRQSRVLTNTAASGGGLYNDAAGGLALVQKSQFLGNLAFDGGAVYQQDGDLFLDGNKLHNNVVNDNGGAVFVTGGTGNNVDVRNNFIYFNLSGRGGGLYNAGTNGRFWHNTFVQNEATTLEGGGIYNAAGDGDIRSNILDRNLGTGVSVAAGSPRVEYNNAYNNFPDNYANVTPGVGSISQIPTYKDFLLADFHLDDGSAGEDQGDSRLSDPALNPLHLIDSDYDGDMRPTNGAPDIGADEINACLIKVGEQFFSVLQDAIDYAEATDQYQVLIGRGECRGVQTKNGTEQVGYVREDLHFIGSLPRETFNPASGDRKNPNILVVTTIINAIDEGRVIYVANNASPIFEQLAFVRGNAFNTDPASNNGGGIYNAGAGTVSFEVSDISQNTAVNGGGYYGGADGKADFTGMSIGLAFPSRGVRIEDGELYLNYVLYTGNVATSQGAGLYSSGTFDVRNANFRNNSAGESGGGVYNTATESRLVNATFYQNTAVNNGGGIFNSGAFFRLYHNTIRNNNAAGGSGGGVYNSGSGFLLSNSIVYSNTAASSPAGVRSSSGSLSYNNFHENQPGDFSAGLTNENAIIGDPGLVGIRNLSVHSRNIDAADPAFPTPVPPDDLIINYDYAVFFRPDGFEANIANLQPPHGLRSDVGVDEYLKDFGCQIEPPNDSASVAPGGVVTYTLEVINVGNESYIDLLNSGRSPYLSNGYTDTITITLNSSTQGWSELEGGSVQTVVLGWDDYALGAATSRILTVTVPASATVGLIEESVIRCESGSLPIDRASDTTILRTSTGPTSGVEVYPPPDGTAVPGQVLTFTQNVRNIGNETLSFSVTPNSGPRYANAALLDINTQEVVTNVVVTLAPTEVFTTLLRVTILDTAMAGDTARPGVVARSTVDPLNFGASSGTILILPGPGTRYVAADGAANNTNCTDPLSPCATIQHAIGQAVAGDSVLVSVGTYTDHTTRTIGLEPLVQNVFIDKSIAIVGGFNVADQYSMTTQFPITNAVILNGQNARRVIYVTEGVTATISNLFIQNGQAAPGSGVNGDTRDFGGGVYNAGANLTITGTWVLTNGARFGGGLYHADGDLTVNNSVFAANTNSNPSDAGGEGGGMYVVTGTAVLENNTFVNNRANPGDSGFFVGGGAIYLDGGQATVVNHIFQGNAASVGDAIYISNTASLANDYNLFFDQTTEPIGGNGALGAHDRTGDPVFVDGYYHIGFASAAKDQGTSDPALVSTAVLDGLDFDLEDRIQGAQIDIGADERTQKPGFVFLPTPLAATIDAGEVFTYFHTITNTGDFTDTYTLALTNTLIPPTALGWSASFSPATITDLPVGASVGVSLVITGGEPGSTAVSTLTAVSDSGLVRSVQDTTTVSQTAGVDIEASLTGSGLPGETVIYTHTLQNTGNGLDEFALTYTAVPTNWLVSLTPDQTGFLTPGGIMTFSVSVQIPAGTISGTQHQVVVTAAATNPDASDTLTNTTTVGLQANALTLTPDNERTVLDGVTVPYTHTLVNDSNTTEIVDLSVGSSRPDWSVSVLPGSVTLAPYGQTMVDVLVTVPVGAGGLVQTAVVTATGRATGLQDTAVNTTTVTANTGISLEPDLAQTADRGALVTYEHRLTNLGNLTDTISLTAVSQQGWLNSLTAGPFTLGAGEGVTVTAVISIPTDALPGTMDTLVITATSGIDANVFDTAVDTTRVAQNHSLAFFPDRSSTVDPGTTAVYTHTLHNTGDGVDTFILLPQSSQPWALDITPFTVTLAADEQTTVAVTLTVPVGASGLSNVTIITASSTISNVHQAAVTETTNVNGAVIELGVDIEPDRQGMGVPGETVQYQHTVTNTGTGPDDYSLTVTSSENWVVSVTPNQLRLGAGESAPVMVSVTISTTAAGGAVDTTQVYVTSDTDPTVFDVVTNTTRTPQTHSFTFVPDRTSTVDAGATAVYTHTLTNNGDGGEQFAITWSSSQPGWPLTVAPSAVFLVPGAQRTVTMTLLVPPGASGLVDVTTITATSTISPAFTAAVVNTTTVTGEQANLGVTIEADSAATGAPGATVQYIHTVTNIGEVADSYALTAVSASGWTAVANPPQITLAAGDSGQVTVSVTIAPAAAAGQVDLTTVTARSTTNSDIADSVVDTTTVEGAPPVTAVTIVPNHVGYGGPGASFAYVHTVSNNGDSADSYSLSLASSQSWGQAVSPATLALAAGASGQVTVTVSISAGAVPGARDVTLVTVQSQSDVSASATATDTTSYPAIYLPVIFKSPAVTPPPPPTFTPTPSPTPRVCGDPTGVDLVVTGIQVVPGTPGSGQAATVYVTIRNQGTVGVAYGNNFFLDFYVDRQPAPNQRGEIEWGVQGILMSAGHSETFSAPFTFSGGTHQLWAQVDSDDTVNECPFETNNRLGPVPLMVTGASGGEQPQVEPPVSDEPRYTPTPAPIMTPPATPTPAATPER